From Heliomicrobium modesticaldum Ice1, a single genomic window includes:
- a CDS encoding BMP family ABC transporter substrate-binding protein, translating into MKFKSKRLAILLSLTLALGLVLTGCGGQPTASQQPADKATGDKVKVAFVYVGPVGDAGWSYAHDQARKYLEKEMPNVETSVVESVPEGADAERVLTELATKGNKIIFATSFGYMDYVIKVAQKFPDVTFLHCSGYKTAPNVGTYFGRIYQARYLSGLAAGKQTQSNVIGYVAAMPIPEVIRGINAFTLGVREVNPSAIVKVVWTNTWYDPAKEKDAAKSLLDAGADVIAQHQDTPAPMQAAEEKGKFGVGYNTDMSSFAPKAVLTGPVWNWGPYYVKTVKAVMDKSWKPEQYWGPMSDNIVDLAPYGPMVSDDTKALIAKKKESIVKGEWDVFTGPIKDQSGQVKVQEGTKMTDKEMLEFNWFVQGVDGTIPK; encoded by the coding sequence GTGAAATTCAAATCCAAAAGGCTGGCGATTCTCCTGAGCCTGACCCTCGCCCTCGGTCTCGTGCTGACCGGTTGCGGCGGACAACCTACCGCTTCTCAACAACCGGCAGACAAAGCGACTGGCGACAAAGTCAAGGTGGCCTTCGTCTATGTCGGACCTGTCGGCGACGCCGGTTGGTCCTACGCCCATGACCAGGCTCGCAAGTACCTGGAAAAAGAAATGCCCAATGTGGAAACGTCTGTCGTGGAGTCTGTACCCGAGGGCGCTGACGCTGAGCGGGTGCTCACAGAGTTGGCCACTAAAGGCAATAAGATCATCTTCGCCACCAGCTTCGGCTATATGGACTATGTGATCAAAGTGGCCCAGAAATTCCCCGATGTGACTTTCCTTCACTGCTCCGGTTATAAGACGGCGCCCAATGTGGGTACATACTTCGGACGCATCTACCAGGCCCGCTACCTCTCCGGTCTCGCCGCCGGCAAACAGACACAGAGCAACGTCATCGGCTATGTGGCGGCCATGCCCATTCCCGAAGTTATCCGCGGCATCAACGCTTTTACCTTGGGCGTGAGGGAAGTCAACCCCAGCGCCATCGTCAAAGTTGTCTGGACCAACACCTGGTATGACCCTGCCAAAGAAAAAGATGCCGCCAAGAGCCTCCTCGATGCTGGCGCCGACGTGATCGCCCAGCACCAGGACACCCCTGCTCCGATGCAGGCTGCTGAGGAAAAAGGCAAATTCGGCGTCGGTTACAACACCGACATGAGTTCCTTCGCGCCCAAAGCTGTGTTGACCGGTCCTGTCTGGAACTGGGGGCCCTACTATGTAAAGACCGTCAAGGCGGTCATGGACAAGTCCTGGAAGCCTGAGCAGTATTGGGGTCCCATGTCCGACAACATCGTCGACCTCGCTCCCTATGGCCCCATGGTGAGCGATGACACGAAAGCCCTGATCGCCAAAAAGAAAGAGTCCATCGTCAAAGGTGAATGGGATGTCTTCACCGGCCCGATCAAAGACCAGTCCGGTCAGGTGAAGGTGCAAGAAGGCACCAAGATGACCGACAAGGAAATGCTCGAATTCAACTGGTTCGTCCAGGGTGTCGACGGAACCATCCCCAAGTAA
- a CDS encoding PLP-dependent cysteine synthase family protein translates to MTRIPFGPTYDEMLHPERLDPSLRSQALFALRQNELDPLNLFNITWKNSDNQVRKVVLPPALTGVDANIVVMLGYGFPSGSHKVGPAYSTLMEGLVDGEIIPGVHTILGPSTGNFGIGTAYISNLLGFKAIVIMPDNMSKERYERIQKYGGELELTPGSESDVILTLERTHEMMKNPAYKALAQFELFPNYRFHRHVTGNSAIEAVQGVGNGRVAAFVSAPGSAGTLAAGDQIKAVFPEAKIGALEPYECSTLANGGRGQHRIEGIGDKMCTLIHNVLTTDFIILIRDEETIQGLKVFRDGVEVLTRMGVDRDFALSIRDWFGPSGICNILGAIKIAKFLRLGPGDNVVTVATDGFDRYHSVIEDLDRRYLETAPFVLERWAKDIFLGADDQLVFDVRRADKKERLFQQKEKDWLKFGYSIDFLNAMREAGFWEEQYAKVKVYNEKIAASRQKD, encoded by the coding sequence ATGACCCGGATTCCCTTTGGACCGACCTACGATGAAATGCTTCACCCAGAGCGCCTGGACCCTTCGCTTCGTTCCCAGGCGCTCTTTGCGCTGCGCCAGAACGAACTGGACCCGCTCAACCTTTTCAATATCACCTGGAAAAACAGCGATAACCAAGTGCGCAAGGTCGTCCTGCCGCCGGCCCTCACCGGTGTTGATGCCAACATCGTCGTCATGCTTGGCTACGGCTTCCCCTCAGGCTCCCACAAAGTCGGCCCCGCCTACAGCACCCTGATGGAAGGGCTTGTCGATGGTGAGATCATCCCCGGCGTACATACCATCCTTGGCCCGTCGACAGGCAATTTTGGCATCGGCACCGCTTACATCTCCAACCTGCTCGGTTTTAAGGCTATCGTCATCATGCCCGACAACATGAGCAAGGAGCGCTATGAGCGGATCCAAAAATACGGCGGTGAGCTGGAACTGACGCCGGGCAGTGAATCGGATGTCATCTTGACGCTGGAACGGACCCATGAGATGATGAAAAACCCCGCCTATAAAGCCTTGGCCCAGTTCGAGCTTTTTCCCAACTACCGCTTCCACCGCCACGTGACCGGCAATAGTGCCATCGAGGCCGTCCAGGGCGTCGGCAACGGGCGCGTCGCCGCCTTTGTCTCAGCACCCGGTTCTGCCGGCACCCTCGCCGCTGGCGATCAGATCAAAGCCGTCTTCCCGGAGGCCAAGATCGGGGCGCTGGAACCCTATGAGTGCTCGACCCTGGCTAACGGCGGGCGCGGTCAGCATCGCATCGAAGGCATCGGTGACAAGATGTGCACCCTCATTCACAATGTGCTGACCACCGATTTCATCATCCTGATCCGGGATGAGGAAACGATCCAGGGACTGAAAGTTTTCCGGGACGGTGTAGAGGTTCTTACCCGGATGGGTGTTGATCGCGATTTTGCCCTGTCCATCCGCGACTGGTTCGGCCCCTCAGGGATCTGCAACATCCTGGGCGCCATCAAGATAGCTAAGTTCCTCCGCCTCGGCCCTGGCGACAACGTGGTCACCGTCGCCACCGACGGCTTTGACCGCTACCATTCGGTGATAGAAGACCTGGACCGCCGTTACCTGGAAACGGCGCCCTTCGTCCTCGAACGGTGGGCTAAGGACATCTTCCTTGGTGCCGATGACCAGCTGGTCTTCGATGTCCGACGCGCCGATAAAAAAGAGCGGCTCTTTCAGCAGAAAGAGAAAGACTGGCTCAAGTTCGGCTACAGCATCGACTTCCTCAACGCCATGCGTGAAGCCGGCTTCTGGGAGGAACAGTACGCCAAGGTGAAGGTCTACAACGAGAAGATCGCCGCGAGCCGACAAAAAGACTGA
- the thrC gene encoding threonine synthase, which produces MRHVLALQCIHCGKQHDPGDVDYYCPLCGYHEGILDVLYDYEAVKAEMDPVTFSAGGPRSMWRYLPLLPVAEPERISHLQVGWTPLYRASRLAETLDVADCWVKDEGRNPTASFKDRASAVGVLKAMERGASRITCASTGNAASSLAGFAAAAGLPASIFVPKRAPEAKVAQLLVFGAQVFSVQGTYDQAWELCMAASSHFGWYNRNCAINAYLIEGKKTVALELVEQFRERGAFPDWVVVSVGDGCTIGGVWKGFKEMQRIGWIEKTPKILGVQAAGCQPFVTAWREGKRLTPCEADTLADSIAVGHPRNFVKGLRAVTESGGAYVAVPDQAILEAMTTLARKAAVFGEPAGATGVAGVQEARRQGIIGPDDVVAVIVTGNGLKDIASAIRAAGLPVPVDPALDAVRRVASP; this is translated from the coding sequence ATGAGACATGTGCTAGCACTGCAGTGTATCCATTGCGGGAAACAGCATGATCCCGGCGATGTGGACTATTACTGTCCCCTCTGCGGCTACCATGAGGGCATCCTCGACGTGCTCTATGACTATGAGGCGGTCAAGGCGGAGATGGACCCTGTCACCTTCAGCGCGGGCGGACCGCGCTCCATGTGGCGGTACCTGCCGCTCCTGCCGGTCGCCGAACCGGAGCGGATCAGCCATCTGCAGGTCGGCTGGACGCCTCTCTATCGAGCCTCGAGGCTGGCAGAAACGCTCGATGTGGCCGACTGCTGGGTGAAAGATGAAGGCCGCAACCCGACGGCCTCTTTCAAGGACCGGGCCAGCGCCGTAGGGGTTCTCAAGGCCATGGAGAGAGGCGCCTCCCGGATCACCTGTGCCTCCACGGGCAACGCGGCCTCCTCCTTAGCGGGCTTTGCCGCCGCCGCCGGTCTGCCGGCCTCCATCTTCGTTCCTAAGCGGGCGCCGGAAGCCAAGGTGGCCCAGTTGCTCGTCTTCGGCGCCCAGGTGTTTTCCGTTCAAGGAACCTATGATCAAGCCTGGGAACTGTGCATGGCGGCCAGCAGCCACTTCGGCTGGTACAACCGCAACTGCGCCATCAACGCTTACCTAATTGAAGGGAAGAAAACGGTCGCCCTGGAACTCGTTGAGCAGTTCCGGGAGCGGGGCGCCTTCCCCGACTGGGTCGTCGTCTCTGTCGGCGACGGCTGCACTATCGGCGGCGTCTGGAAAGGCTTCAAGGAGATGCAGCGCATCGGCTGGATCGAAAAGACGCCGAAGATCCTGGGTGTGCAGGCCGCCGGTTGCCAGCCCTTCGTCACCGCCTGGCGGGAGGGGAAAAGGCTCACCCCTTGTGAGGCCGATACCTTGGCTGATTCCATCGCCGTCGGTCACCCCCGCAATTTTGTCAAAGGGCTGCGAGCCGTGACAGAATCGGGCGGGGCTTATGTCGCCGTACCCGACCAGGCCATCCTCGAAGCCATGACCACCCTGGCCCGCAAGGCCGCCGTCTTTGGCGAACCGGCCGGCGCCACCGGTGTGGCCGGCGTCCAGGAGGCTCGCCGTCAAGGGATCATCGGCCCTGACGATGTGGTGGCTGTCATCGTCACGGGAAATGGCTTGAAGGACATCGCCAGCGCCATCCGGGCGGCCGGGCTGCCCGTGCCGGTCGATCCAGCGTTGGATGCTGTCCGGCGCGTAGCGAGCCCCTGA
- the rsfS gene encoding ribosome silencing factor — translation MGQDSKATAIAIAEAAADKKAYDITLLDLRGKSNVTDYFVLCNGNSTPQVQAICMNIEEKLKDYGRHTLRVEGYRDGRWVLMDYGDVVVHIFRPETRDHYALERLWGDAPRAVEPNFGEFMQ, via the coding sequence TTGGGACAAGACAGCAAAGCAACGGCCATCGCCATCGCCGAAGCGGCCGCCGATAAAAAAGCCTATGACATCACCCTTCTCGATCTGCGCGGCAAGTCGAATGTGACTGACTATTTTGTCCTCTGCAACGGCAATTCGACGCCCCAGGTGCAAGCCATCTGCATGAACATCGAAGAAAAACTGAAGGATTACGGCCGCCACACCCTGCGCGTAGAAGGCTACCGAGACGGGCGCTGGGTGCTGATGGACTACGGCGATGTGGTTGTTCACATCTTCCGCCCCGAGACGCGAGACCATTATGCCTTGGAACGCCTCTGGGGCGATGCGCCCAGGGCGGTGGAGCCGAACTTCGGGGAGTTCATGCAGTAG
- the yqeK gene encoding bis(5'-nucleosyl)-tetraphosphatase (symmetrical) YqeK has protein sequence MTERMILLGDWQAISRRLQEDLAREMSPRRFIHTVGTGETAYRLAVQWGADPERARLAALAHDIAREWPSDRLLQACEEAGVPLEPWERNQVELLHGYAGAWWAAKVYRLDDDEVLKAVRHHTIGHPGMALLEKIVYLADKIEPNRAYKGVDRLRKLAGQSLDSAVLACLDQAIEHVLRKGGLLHPLTVETRNRLILERKREGMDSQQHIEKTTEKPNR, from the coding sequence ATGACGGAAAGGATGATCCTGTTGGGAGATTGGCAAGCCATCAGCCGGCGCCTGCAAGAAGATCTGGCCCGTGAGATGAGCCCGCGTCGTTTTATCCATACGGTAGGGACTGGTGAAACGGCTTACCGATTGGCTGTTCAATGGGGCGCTGATCCGGAGCGAGCCCGCCTTGCAGCCCTTGCCCATGACATTGCCCGCGAATGGCCCTCCGACCGGCTGCTGCAAGCCTGTGAGGAGGCCGGCGTTCCCCTCGAACCGTGGGAGCGAAATCAGGTGGAACTTCTCCACGGCTACGCCGGCGCCTGGTGGGCGGCGAAGGTGTACAGACTCGATGATGACGAGGTGCTCAAGGCGGTGCGTCATCACACGATAGGCCACCCCGGCATGGCCCTTCTGGAGAAGATCGTCTATCTGGCCGACAAGATCGAACCTAATCGGGCCTACAAGGGTGTCGACAGGCTCCGCAAACTGGCTGGACAGTCGCTGGACAGCGCCGTCCTCGCCTGCCTCGATCAGGCGATCGAGCATGTCCTCCGCAAAGGCGGGCTGCTGCACCCCCTCACGGTCGAGACGCGCAATCGGTTAATCCTGGAGCGAAAACGGGAAGGCATGGACAGTCAACAACATATCGAAAAAACAACGGAAAAGCCCAATCGTTAA
- a CDS encoding RNA recognition motif domain-containing protein has protein sequence MGLTRTLYVGNLPWATKPENLTELFSPYGEVLSSRIITDRETGRSRGFGFVEVRDEDAERMVEAMNGAEYEGRMLTVNEAKPRQDQ, from the coding sequence ATGGGATTGACGCGGACCCTCTATGTGGGTAATTTGCCTTGGGCGACCAAGCCCGAGAACCTGACAGAACTTTTTTCCCCTTATGGGGAGGTTTTGAGCAGCCGGATCATCACAGACAGAGAGACCGGCCGTTCAAGAGGTTTCGGTTTCGTCGAGGTCAGAGATGAAGACGCCGAGCGCATGGTGGAAGCCATGAATGGCGCCGAGTACGAAGGCAGGATGCTGACCGTCAACGAGGCCAAGCCCAGGCAGGATCAATAA
- the nadD gene encoding nicotinate-nucleotide adenylyltransferase — MSATAMDRSVNSPVERKGFIIGPHGVVISIPEDLAHYEWVDTSYGIKVPKIKVPQKEAAQTGEAMVRVGIMGGTFDPVHYGHLVTAEAAADLFDLSVVVFVPSGRPPHKQHQDVTDPWERYRLTELATCSNPRFRMSDVEVIRPGYSYTIDTVRAFRREYGEQAEFFFITGADAILEIMTWRQIDQLMAECRFIAAYRPGYGRDHLRKAVARMEAFSGRIHLVEVPALAISSTDIRRRLYEGRSVKYLLPEPVLHRIMETGVYHLASRHRQPRE; from the coding sequence ATGTCTGCTACGGCGATGGACAGATCCGTTAATTCCCCTGTTGAGCGCAAGGGCTTTATCATCGGTCCCCACGGCGTCGTCATCTCCATCCCCGAAGACTTGGCCCACTATGAGTGGGTGGATACCAGTTACGGGATCAAGGTGCCCAAGATCAAAGTGCCCCAAAAGGAGGCAGCGCAAACAGGGGAAGCAATGGTCCGCGTGGGGATTATGGGCGGCACCTTCGACCCTGTCCACTACGGCCACCTGGTGACGGCGGAGGCAGCGGCCGATCTGTTCGACCTCTCTGTCGTCGTCTTCGTGCCTTCAGGCCGACCACCGCACAAGCAGCACCAGGACGTCACAGATCCCTGGGAACGCTACCGGCTGACCGAATTGGCCACCTGTTCCAACCCCCGTTTTCGCATGTCCGACGTAGAGGTCATCCGCCCCGGCTATTCCTACACCATCGATACGGTTCGCGCCTTCCGGCGTGAGTACGGAGAGCAGGCCGAGTTTTTCTTCATCACCGGCGCTGACGCCATCCTGGAGATCATGACTTGGCGCCAGATCGACCAGCTGATGGCCGAATGCCGCTTCATCGCCGCCTACCGCCCCGGCTATGGCCGGGACCACCTCCGGAAAGCGGTAGCGCGCATGGAGGCTTTTTCCGGTCGGATCCACCTAGTCGAGGTGCCGGCCTTGGCCATCTCCTCCACCGATATCCGACGGCGCCTCTATGAAGGTCGCTCCGTCAAATACCTGCTGCCTGAGCCGGTGCTCCATCGCATTATGGAAACCGGCGTCTACCATCTTGCGTCGCGCCATCGGCAGCCTCGCGAATAA
- a CDS encoding glutamate-5-semialdehyde dehydrogenase, which translates to MIVYSELSLKGKKAKDAAYKLGSLSSQVKNKALEAMAYALVAQEEEILAANALDMEAGRQKGMSKALLDRLMLNKKRIEEMAEGLYALVSLPDPIGEVKRQWRRPNGLEIGQVRVPLGVVGIIYEARPNVTVDAAGLCLKTGNAVILRGGSEAIRSNMAIVKAISKASEEAGIPEGAIQLVEDSSREVAQQMMTMNEYLDVLIPRGGAGLIQAVVKNATVPVIETGVGNCHIYVDADADLEMAEKIIINAKCQRPGVCNAAESLLVHQDVARKFIPHIGKVLTEMNVELRGCPRTLSLFSGIKEATDEDYATEFLDLILAVKIVDSFDEALEHIRKYSTGHSEAIVTRDYSRAREFTRRVDAAAVYVNASTRFTDGFQFGMGAEIGISTQKLHARGPMGLNELTTIKYVCYGDGQIR; encoded by the coding sequence ATGATCGTATATTCCGAACTGTCATTAAAGGGTAAAAAAGCGAAGGACGCTGCCTACAAATTGGGGTCTTTGTCCTCGCAGGTCAAAAACAAGGCCCTTGAAGCGATGGCTTATGCCCTAGTAGCCCAGGAAGAAGAGATCCTGGCCGCTAACGCCCTCGACATGGAAGCGGGACGGCAAAAAGGCATGTCCAAGGCGCTTTTGGACCGGTTGATGCTGAACAAAAAGCGCATCGAAGAAATGGCGGAAGGCCTGTACGCCCTTGTCAGCCTGCCTGATCCGATCGGCGAGGTAAAGCGCCAGTGGCGTCGCCCCAACGGCCTGGAAATCGGCCAGGTGCGCGTTCCTCTTGGTGTCGTTGGGATCATCTACGAAGCCCGGCCCAACGTCACCGTGGACGCCGCCGGTCTCTGCCTGAAGACAGGAAACGCTGTCATCCTGCGCGGCGGCTCTGAGGCGATCCGCTCCAACATGGCCATCGTCAAGGCCATTTCCAAAGCATCCGAAGAGGCAGGTATCCCCGAAGGGGCGATTCAACTGGTGGAGGATAGTAGCCGCGAAGTGGCTCAACAGATGATGACCATGAACGAATACCTGGACGTGCTCATCCCTCGCGGCGGCGCCGGATTGATTCAGGCTGTCGTTAAAAACGCCACCGTGCCGGTCATTGAGACGGGCGTTGGCAACTGCCACATCTACGTCGACGCCGACGCCGACCTGGAGATGGCAGAAAAGATTATCATCAATGCCAAGTGCCAGCGCCCTGGCGTCTGCAACGCTGCCGAGTCGCTCCTCGTCCACCAGGATGTGGCCCGCAAGTTCATTCCTCATATCGGCAAGGTGTTGACGGAGATGAACGTGGAACTGCGCGGCTGCCCCCGCACGTTGAGCCTCTTTTCCGGGATCAAGGAGGCCACCGATGAAGATTATGCCACTGAGTTTCTCGACCTGATCCTGGCCGTGAAAATCGTCGACAGCTTTGACGAGGCACTGGAACATATCCGCAAATACTCGACAGGCCACTCGGAGGCCATCGTCACCCGTGACTACAGCCGCGCCCGTGAGTTCACCCGCCGTGTCGACGCTGCTGCCGTCTATGTGAACGCCTCCACCCGTTTCACCGACGGCTTCCAATTCGGCATGGGCGCCGAGATCGGCATCTCCACCCAGAAACTGCATGCCCGCGGCCCTATGGGATTGAATGAGTTGACGACGATCAAGTATGTCTGCTACGGCGATGGACAGATCCGTTAA
- the proB gene encoding glutamate 5-kinase — protein sequence MFGRQDLPKARRVIVKVGTSILTHGTGKLNLEQMEKLVRQLADLSNRGHQVILVTSGAVGAGMGRLGLEKRPKSVPEKQACAAVGQGILMHMYEKLFAEYGLVVAQVLLTRDDFAFRERYINAGNTLEALLRMNVIPIINENDTVAIDEIRLRFGDNDTLSALVAGLVRGDLLILLTDIDGLYSANPRVDPTAVFIPEVAEITPEIEAMAAGAGTNLGTGGMATKLQAAKIAVESGVAMVIARGSRPNALREIMNGAEVGTLFVPNETPLPGYKRWLAFGSASSGRIHIDAGAAEAIVSGGKSLLPCGITGAEGEFQSGDMVSIISPDGLEVARGVTQYSADQVRRIMGKQCQDIEAVLGVKGVDEVVHRDNLTVMVSRHIG from the coding sequence GTGTTCGGACGCCAAGACCTGCCCAAAGCCCGCCGCGTCATCGTCAAGGTGGGCACCAGCATCTTGACCCATGGCACGGGCAAGCTCAATCTGGAGCAGATGGAAAAGCTCGTCCGGCAACTGGCGGATCTTTCTAATCGGGGTCATCAGGTCATACTGGTCACTTCCGGCGCCGTCGGTGCCGGGATGGGGAGACTAGGCCTAGAGAAGCGGCCCAAATCAGTGCCGGAAAAACAGGCTTGCGCCGCTGTCGGCCAGGGCATCCTGATGCACATGTATGAAAAACTCTTCGCTGAGTATGGCCTCGTCGTCGCCCAGGTGCTGTTGACGCGGGATGACTTCGCCTTCCGGGAACGCTACATCAACGCCGGCAACACCCTCGAGGCGCTCCTGCGGATGAACGTCATCCCCATCATTAATGAAAACGATACAGTCGCCATTGATGAGATCCGCCTCCGCTTCGGCGACAATGACACCTTGTCGGCGCTGGTGGCGGGCCTGGTCCGAGGCGACCTGTTGATCCTGCTGACCGATATCGACGGACTCTACTCGGCCAACCCGCGGGTGGATCCGACTGCCGTCTTCATCCCCGAAGTGGCCGAGATCACACCGGAGATCGAGGCGATGGCGGCCGGCGCAGGCACAAACCTGGGCACCGGCGGCATGGCGACGAAGCTGCAAGCGGCCAAAATCGCCGTCGAATCGGGTGTAGCCATGGTCATCGCCCGGGGCAGCCGCCCCAACGCGCTCCGGGAGATCATGAACGGGGCGGAGGTGGGGACATTGTTCGTCCCCAACGAAACGCCACTGCCCGGTTATAAGCGCTGGCTGGCTTTCGGCTCCGCCTCCAGCGGCCGCATCCATATCGACGCCGGCGCCGCCGAGGCCATCGTCTCAGGCGGTAAAAGTCTGCTTCCCTGCGGCATTACCGGCGCCGAAGGCGAGTTTCAGAGCGGAGACATGGTGAGCATCATCTCGCCGGATGGCCTGGAAGTAGCCCGCGGCGTCACCCAGTACTCGGCCGATCAGGTCCGGCGCATCATGGGGAAACAATGCCAGGACATCGAAGCCGTTCTGGGCGTGAAAGGTGTTGACGAGGTCGTTCACCGGGACAATCTGACCGTCATGGTCTCTCGGCATATCGGCTAG
- the obgE gene encoding GTPase ObgE, which yields MFYDQARIFVKGGDGGNGIVSFRREKYVPEGGPNGGDGGDGGNVIFIGDEGLRTLVDFRYQRHYKAERGEHGMGKNMHGRNGQDMTVRVPIGTVVKDAETGKILVDITCDGQQYIAARGGRGGRGNAKFVSSTNRVPLIAEKGEPGEEHWLELELKLLADVGLVGFPNVGKSTLIASVSAARPKIANYHFTTLEPNLGVVRIAEGQSFVMADIPGLIEGAHTGAGLGHDFLRHTERTRYLIHVLDISGSEGRDPLEDYDAINRELALYKPELADKPMVIAANKMDLPGAEENLARLREKLGEGAVIFPISAATRQGLEPLIYHVHKGLEELGPVVFERVTADAHMDVRFTGKTEERFKIHRDEQGVFVVTGKEVERHVAMTDMENEESVARLQRIFDVMGVDQALRDAGCQHGDPVRIGDLDFDFIEYAAQYAERDDDGENG from the coding sequence TTGTTTTACGATCAGGCGAGGATATTCGTCAAAGGCGGTGACGGGGGAAACGGCATCGTCTCCTTCCGCCGGGAAAAATACGTCCCTGAAGGCGGCCCCAACGGCGGCGACGGTGGCGACGGCGGCAACGTCATCTTCATCGGCGACGAAGGGCTGCGCACCCTCGTCGATTTTCGCTACCAGCGTCACTACAAGGCTGAACGGGGCGAGCACGGCATGGGTAAGAACATGCACGGGCGCAACGGCCAGGACATGACCGTCCGGGTGCCCATCGGTACCGTTGTCAAAGATGCCGAGACAGGCAAGATCCTGGTGGATATCACCTGTGATGGCCAGCAGTACATCGCCGCCAGGGGTGGAAGAGGCGGACGGGGCAACGCCAAGTTTGTCAGTTCCACCAACCGGGTGCCCCTGATCGCCGAAAAGGGTGAACCTGGCGAAGAGCATTGGCTGGAATTGGAATTGAAGCTGCTGGCTGACGTAGGGCTCGTCGGTTTCCCCAATGTGGGCAAATCAACCCTCATCGCCAGCGTATCGGCGGCCCGTCCGAAGATCGCCAACTATCATTTTACGACACTGGAACCCAACCTGGGCGTCGTCCGCATCGCCGAGGGACAGAGTTTCGTCATGGCCGACATCCCGGGGCTGATCGAAGGCGCCCACACCGGTGCCGGCTTAGGTCATGACTTCTTGCGCCATACCGAGCGCACTCGCTACCTGATCCATGTTCTGGATATCTCCGGCAGCGAAGGGCGCGACCCCTTGGAAGACTACGACGCCATCAACCGGGAACTGGCCCTCTACAAACCGGAACTGGCCGATAAGCCGATGGTTATCGCCGCCAATAAAATGGATCTGCCCGGTGCTGAGGAAAACCTGGCGCGCTTGCGGGAAAAGCTCGGCGAAGGTGCTGTCATTTTCCCTATCTCCGCCGCCACCCGGCAGGGGCTGGAACCGCTCATCTATCATGTTCACAAAGGGCTGGAAGAACTGGGGCCTGTCGTCTTTGAAAGGGTCACCGCTGACGCCCATATGGATGTCCGCTTTACCGGCAAGACAGAGGAACGCTTCAAGATCCACCGCGATGAACAGGGCGTTTTCGTTGTCACCGGCAAGGAAGTAGAGCGCCATGTGGCCATGACGGACATGGAAAATGAAGAATCGGTAGCTCGCCTGCAGCGCATCTTCGATGTCATGGGCGTCGATCAGGCATTAAGAGACGCCGGTTGCCAGCACGGCGATCCGGTCCGCATCGGCGATCTGGACTTTGACTTCATCGAGTATGCGGCTCAATATGCCGAACGCGACGATGACGGTGAAAATGGGTGA
- a CDS encoding Spo0B domain-containing protein encodes MVESGFLEASDRSTSIESCSAEIHLAGFSPDAPAWVKLWRELRHDFINHLQTILGYIQVGRGERSLEYLRHVAQQLQEAGSIMTLGILPVIAHLLLKGQELREQAIHLRVQVDRGWEPRPWQVEHKARRLASVASAAIESLLPTRDQSEEEPVLCLRFCGPEPILKAYWLDRDETMATITLSAILRE; translated from the coding sequence ATGGTGGAGAGTGGTTTTCTGGAAGCATCGGATCGGAGTACCTCGATAGAAAGTTGTTCTGCCGAGATACACTTGGCCGGCTTCAGCCCCGATGCGCCCGCCTGGGTGAAACTGTGGCGGGAACTCCGTCACGATTTTATCAACCATCTGCAGACGATCTTAGGATACATCCAGGTGGGGCGGGGGGAGCGCTCTCTCGAATACCTCCGCCATGTGGCCCAGCAGCTCCAGGAGGCTGGCAGCATCATGACCTTAGGCATCTTGCCGGTCATCGCCCATCTGCTGCTCAAGGGTCAGGAACTGCGGGAACAGGCCATTCACCTGCGCGTCCAGGTTGACCGGGGATGGGAACCGCGACCATGGCAGGTCGAGCACAAGGCCCGTCGATTAGCGTCGGTCGCGTCGGCCGCGATCGAGTCGTTACTCCCGACACGGGACCAGTCGGAGGAGGAACCGGTGCTCTGTCTGCGCTTTTGTGGTCCTGAGCCCATTCTGAAAGCATATTGGCTCGACCGTGATGAGACGATGGCGACGATAACACTGTCTGCTATTTTGCGCGAATAG